The region GTTTTTATGAAAAGAACAGTATATGCTGAGTATTATAAATTTATTGAAATAGATGAAGTTTTAAAAGAAAATCCTAGTAAAAAAATACTTTTATTCATAGATGAAATAAATAGGTGTGAACACAGCGTACAGCAAGAACTTATGAACATAATCTTAAATAGAGAAATAAATGGATATAAACTAAAATCTAATGTTCATGTAATTGCGGCTATGAACCCATCCAGTAAATATGATGAATTTGAAGATAGTGATTATCAGGTAAATGATATGGACCCTGCACAGGAAGATAGATTTGTATGGATTTATCTTGATTCAGATGTTAATGCATGGATAGAATGGGGAATGGAATGTGTAAACGGTGAAAGAAGAATTCACTCAGAAATACTTGATTTTATAGCAAGTTTTCCAGAATACTTAAATACACCTAATTCCAAGGAATCCATAAAGGCTACACCTAGAAGCTGGGAAAGGGTTTCTCAAATATATAAAATTTATGTTAATGAAAAAGATTCTATATCATCAAATGTCTTTTATAATCTTATACGTGGAAATGTTGGAACTTCAATAGCTCAGGATTTTGTGAACTATATTGAAGAAAGCAAAAGACCTATTATAAAACCTGAAGATGTATTTAAGGATGATATAATAAGCCAGAAGTTAAAGGATAGAGTTAAAGGTGAAAGTCATTCTAGATTGTTTTTGGCATCTAAAAATATTTTATTTTATCTTGAAAATAAAAATAATAGGAAAAGGGAAATTGAACTTTTTTCACAGTTTTTAAATCTTTATCCCAATGATTTAAAGATGGGAATAATGCAAAATATAAAAAAGGATTGTAGCAGTGAGTTTTATAAAGAACTTTTGGAAAATGATACTTTTTTAGAGGACTTTTTTCGTATGTATGAAGAAATAGAAGATTAAAGGATTGATTAATTTGAATATTCAAATGGACAAACTTCATAAAGAGCTTTTTGAGCAAATGATTCAAATGAATGAAAAAACTTTTGACAGTGAATTTAAAAGTAAGTTTTTAAATTTTATTGAAATGCTTACCTTTGACTTAATGGATGGTGAGGATAATTTCTTTGCTATGTTTTTTATACAGATGAAAAGGGGAGTGAGAGGCGATATTGCTTCAGGCTGTGAAACGGAAATGTCGCTGTCATACTTTACAATGTATTTTAATCCGTATATATTTTTAAAATGCTCCATAAAAGAAATGAAGGCTTTAATAAAACACGAAATATACCATGTTATGTATAATCATATGAAAAGGGCAAAAAAGTTAAGTGAAAAGTACAGTATGCTAGCTATAAATACTGCTATGGATGTTTCTGTTAATCAGTATATTAAAGACTTACCGCCATGGTCCATTAGTCTCCAAAATACTAAACTTCAGTATAATATAATAGATTTTGAGTATGATAAAACTCTTGAGTACTATGTGAAAAAGATACAGGAAAATATAGATAAAAAGAAGAAAGATGAAAAAAGAGGAATTGTAAATGATAAAAATTTTGGTGTATATAAGGAATTTGATGAAATGAACATCCATAAGCTCTGGAGGAATAATTCTAAAGAGTTTAGTGAGGATCAAATAGATGAACTAAAAAATAAAATTATAAGAAATGCAGCCAAGGGAAAGCTTCCTCCTAAGGTTCAAGAATATGTTGATGATATGAATAAGAAAGCAGAAATATCGTGGCAAAGTTATTTAAAAAGAATGATAGGTACACTTCCTAAGGGATATAAAAAAACAATAACTAGGAAAGATAGAAGGCAGCCTTATAGGATGGATTTAAGAGGAAGGCTTTCAAATCATGTTATTAAAATAGTTGTTGCTGTAGATATAAGTGGAAGTATGACTGATGTGGAGATAGATGAAGCCATGACAGAAGTATTTGATATTTTAAGGGATAGAAATTATGAATGTACCATAATTGAATGTGATAATATAGTGAGAAGAGTATATAAAGTAAAAAAACCAAAGGACATAAGAAAAAAGTTAGATACAAAAGGTGGAACAAGTTTTTCGCCCGTTTTCGAATATCTCCATAAACATAGAATGGAGGATTGCCTTTTAATATATTTTACAGACGGTATGGGTGAAAAAGAACTGCCAGTAAGGCCTAAAATAAAGAAAATACTATGGGTACTTACAGGTCAAAAGGGCGAATTATCGTTAAATAGAAGTTTAGGGAAAGTGAAAAAATTAAAGAATAAATCTGTAGAAAGTTTCGAAATTTATAGAGATGTTTTGTTCAATAGAGGGGAATGGGCCAATAATGAATGGGCTAAATAAAGATTTTTAATTGAAAGGTAGTGATAAGCTTGGATAAATTTGAAGTATATTCTGATGGCTCTTATTTAAATGGAAATGTTGGTTACGGAGCCGTAATTTTAAAAAATGGCCAATGCATACATGAGATATATGGAAGAGTTAGTGCTGACTATGCAGTATCCTCAAGACAGGTTGGTGGAGAAATAAAAGCTGTAGAATATGCATTAACCTGGTGCAGTGAAAACAATGTAAATCATGTAACTATCTATTACGATTTTGAAAATATAGAGAAATGGGCTACAGGAAAGTATAAAGCCAATAAACCTTTAACTCAGAAATTTAAAAGCTTTATAGATGAATGTACTATAAATATAAACTGGGTGAAGGTAAAAAGCCATATAGGTATAAAGTGGAATGAAGCTGCTGATGTTCTTGCAAAGAAAGGCACTCTTTCAGAGAAAACTGAAGTCATTGTAGAGCCTATTAACGATAAAAAAAAGGAAGTTAAAACTAAAAAAAGTACCTCTACATATGTAGAAAAATTAAATGATTTTGGAGAAGGCTTTACAGAATTTTTATGTAATAATGGCCTAAAGGCTGTATTTAAAGGAGTATTTAATTCATGCGATGGGATAATTGAAATATGGAAGCAAGATGTAAAAATAGGCAATCTTCATGTATATAATACTGCTAAAAAAAATTTATCTCCAGCTTATCATGATATTAAAAATGAAAAATATAAGGATGAAGTAGAAAGGCTCCTCTGCATATATAAGAATAAATAAGACATAATAAAAAAGATGAATTTTTTTATTATGAGGAGGAAAAAATGCCAAGAAGAAATAACGTAAAAAAAACTGATACTGAAACCAAAGGAGAAAAGTCAGAACACGCTTTTAATGAAGCAGCTGAAAGCAAAGTCAATAAAAAAAATATGACCTACTCTAAAGACGACTTTTTTAAAGACAAAGTTTGAATAGGTCGAAGTAACAGTGCTTTAGAACATTAAAAAAATCATATAAATCTTATTATAACTGAGATTTGGATCATGGATCCATTATCCTTCTTAATTTAATATAGGCACTCTTTAACTTACCTTGAGTTTGTCTAAACGTTTAATGTAATTTAAAGAGTGCCTATTTGAAGTAAAGAAGGATAATGTGCTAAAGCCCAAACCTCACGTATGATAATTTTATGATTTTTCTACCAAGATTTATTAGAATTTTCAGCACTGTTACTTCGATTAGAAGGTAAAGCAAGGAAAAAATTCCTCCGTACCTACGGAATTTTGGGTGTAATTATATGGAACTGCTGCACCAAATTTAAATAATGCGAGGCAAATTTTTGGTTAGCAATATTAGTACCCAACACATTGGCTACGCAGATTATAATTTTTTTCATCTCGTTAGATGACGAAAGCACCTAAATTACTTCACATCTTTCTATAGTCCCATCATTTCCTTGAGATATAAATAGCTTATTATTGTTTTACCATCAGAAATTTTGCCGCTTTTAATATATTCTATAAAATCATTTTTATTTATCCACATAACTTCATTTACATCTTCATCATTGATTTTACTTATAGTTAAATCTGATTTCTTGATTTTTACGTGGTAAAGATGAAGAACGCTTTTGCTAAATCCCAGAATTGGTTTATAGGATATAATTTTCTGTAAGTTTTCCCTTTTTACTTGCAAATTAGTTTCTTCCTTAAGTTCACGAATAATACAATCCTCAGGAAGTTCACCTTCAATATCAAGACAGCCTGCTGGAATTTCAAGGGTGTTATCCATTATGGCAGGTCTGAATTGCTTTACCATTAAAACATCATCAAATTCATCAGTTACAAATGCGGCTGCGGCATCATAATTTTTAAGTATATCATAAGTCCTTCCATTTACATCTCTATTGTAAATTTTAAGCCAACCGTTATAGGCCAATTTATCACCATTCATTTAAGCATCTCCTTAATTTTTTAAGCTTCTAAACAATACATAAATGCCTGCTGCTATTAAAATTATTGGAAGTACAAAACTTTTATCAAACCATACAGGGAGTATGATTTTAAATATATTTGATGCTACTGAAAAAATAGAAATTACAGCAAGTACTGTTGCCAATATAAAATTACTTCGTTCTTTTCCTGCAAATATATATAACTGATATAGACCAACTGAAAGTGAAAGTGCATATATCTGCCATGATATAACATTTAATGCCCCTATATAAAAATATGATTTAAAAATATAATATATTCCTAAAGTTATTAATATACCACCAGGTACAAGATTAGTTGAACTTTTGCGACCTATAAAATAACTTAGGTCAAAAGCTATTCCTAGTACTAATATAGTAAGTGCAAATATAAATTTTGAAGAAAATAGACCAAAATAGTTAAACTTATTAAAAATTGACATCAAGCCTATTAAAATCAAAAGTCCACCCAAAAATATATTAGACCTTTTCATAAATATCATCTCCTAATACAAATTCAATTCTTATTATAACATTTATTGTGCTGCACTTTTAAGTAATTTATCAATGTGTTAATATAAATTATATAGTTTTTTTATAGAAACTTATATAATTTATGCATAGTTAGGTGGTTTAAAATGGCAAGGACAAGATACACAAAAGGGGTATCTAAAAAAAGAGGGTTGAAACCTGGAAGTTTGGTACATATAGGCAAAAATACCGGTGAAAAATCAAAAATTTATGTTATGGATTATAAAGACGAGTGTTTTGAGGAAAAGAATTTAAAGACAATTGAAGAATGTTATGAATATAAAGATAAAGACAGCATGACATGGATAAATATAAATGGTCTTGAGGATATAAGTTTATATGAAAAGATTGGTGAGAAATTTAAAATACATTCACTTATTATGGAAGATATATTAAATACCAATCAAAGACCTAAAATAGAAGAGTTTGAGAAGTATATTTTTATTGTTCTTAAAATGATATATTATAAGAGCAATAAACTTGTTGTTGAACAAATCAGCATAATATGTATGGATAACTTGATAATTACTTTTCAAGAAACCGGCAAAGAGGGGGACGTTTTTCAGAATTTAAGAGATAGAATAAGAAATTCCAAAAGTAAAATTAGAAAGACAGGGGTAGATTATTTAACATATGCGTTGATTGATTCTATTG is a window of Clostridium pasteurianum DNA encoding:
- a CDS encoding RNase H family protein, producing MISLDKFEVYSDGSYLNGNVGYGAVILKNGQCIHEIYGRVSADYAVSSRQVGGEIKAVEYALTWCSENNVNHVTIYYDFENIEKWATGKYKANKPLTQKFKSFIDECTININWVKVKSHIGIKWNEAADVLAKKGTLSEKTEVIVEPINDKKKEVKTKKSTSTYVEKLNDFGEGFTEFLCNNGLKAVFKGVFNSCDGIIEIWKQDVKIGNLHVYNTAKKNLSPAYHDIKNEKYKDEVERLLCIYKNK
- the corA gene encoding magnesium/cobalt transporter CorA; this encodes MARTRYTKGVSKKRGLKPGSLVHIGKNTGEKSKIYVMDYKDECFEEKNLKTIEECYEYKDKDSMTWININGLEDISLYEKIGEKFKIHSLIMEDILNTNQRPKIEEFEKYIFIVLKMIYYKSNKLVVEQISIICMDNLIITFQETGKEGDVFQNLRDRIRNSKSKIRKTGVDYLTYALIDSIVDNYFAVLEKVEDKIEKFEESIVDKASNDLFNEVYNLKREMIFLWKAVWPLREIINNLQRGEIDLIGRDVSIYFKDVYDHTIQVIDTIELFRDIISGMLDTYLSSVSNKMNEIMKFLTIFSTIFIPLSFLVGVYGMNFENMPELRFKYGYALLWAVMIGIAAFMLAYFRKKKWL
- a CDS encoding AAA family ATPase, which translates into the protein MNFKDAMEGIKLVLKSNSVPLLIGKSGIGKTSLVKELAENEGYYYVNIDGNLLKEGEIGGLPMVQDYEKDFNGKKVFMKRTVYAEYYKFIEIDEVLKENPSKKILLFIDEINRCEHSVQQELMNIILNREINGYKLKSNVHVIAAMNPSSKYDEFEDSDYQVNDMDPAQEDRFVWIYLDSDVNAWIEWGMECVNGERRIHSEILDFIASFPEYLNTPNSKESIKATPRSWERVSQIYKIYVNEKDSISSNVFYNLIRGNVGTSIAQDFVNYIEESKRPIIKPEDVFKDDIISQKLKDRVKGESHSRLFLASKNILFYLENKNNRKREIELFSQFLNLYPNDLKMGIMQNIKKDCSSEFYKELLENDTFLEDFFRMYEEIED
- a CDS encoding vWA domain-containing protein — encoded protein: MDKLHKELFEQMIQMNEKTFDSEFKSKFLNFIEMLTFDLMDGEDNFFAMFFIQMKRGVRGDIASGCETEMSLSYFTMYFNPYIFLKCSIKEMKALIKHEIYHVMYNHMKRAKKLSEKYSMLAINTAMDVSVNQYIKDLPPWSISLQNTKLQYNIIDFEYDKTLEYYVKKIQENIDKKKKDEKRGIVNDKNFGVYKEFDEMNIHKLWRNNSKEFSEDQIDELKNKIIRNAAKGKLPPKVQEYVDDMNKKAEISWQSYLKRMIGTLPKGYKKTITRKDRRQPYRMDLRGRLSNHVIKIVVAVDISGSMTDVEIDEAMTEVFDILRDRNYECTIIECDNIVRRVYKVKKPKDIRKKLDTKGGTSFSPVFEYLHKHRMEDCLLIYFTDGMGEKELPVRPKIKKILWVLTGQKGELSLNRSLGKVKKLKNKSVESFEIYRDVLFNRGEWANNEWAK
- a CDS encoding NUDIX hydrolase, which gives rise to MNGDKLAYNGWLKIYNRDVNGRTYDILKNYDAAAAFVTDEFDDVLMVKQFRPAIMDNTLEIPAGCLDIEGELPEDCIIRELKEETNLQVKRENLQKIISYKPILGFSKSVLHLYHVKIKKSDLTISKINDEDVNEVMWINKNDFIEYIKSGKISDGKTIISYLYLKEMMGL